A window of the Haloarcula litorea genome harbors these coding sequences:
- a CDS encoding thiolase family protein, with the protein MATPVIVDAVRTPQGKEDGALAGVRSEDLSIPLVNQLLASTGVESEEVDDLLWGCAQQRDEQGNNLARVIALLSDLGESVPGATINRWCASSAEALMRAADAIAAGQRDVLIAGGVESMSRVEMGANTHNVHPRLAEHYNIGELQMGMTAEKVAEEQGVGREEQDEYALRSHQRAADATDSGRFDDELVPIETDEGTVEEDEGIRRDTDLETLSGLPTVFKSDGTVTPGNASQVSDGAAGLLVTSREYAEERDLDVLAEIGAHEVAGVDPTVMGIGPVPAVRQLTERVGRDTDAYDLVELNEAFASQCLYCQRELGFDDDSYNVNGGAIAIGHPLGASGARLPVTLVHEMARRDAELGLATECVGFGQGAAIEFHRP; encoded by the coding sequence ATGGCAACACCGGTCATCGTCGACGCGGTCCGGACACCACAGGGGAAAGAGGACGGCGCGCTCGCCGGCGTCCGCAGCGAGGACCTCTCGATCCCGCTCGTGAACCAACTGCTGGCCAGCACGGGCGTCGAGAGCGAGGAGGTCGACGACCTGCTGTGGGGGTGTGCCCAGCAGCGCGACGAGCAGGGCAACAACCTGGCGCGGGTGATCGCCCTGCTGTCCGATCTCGGGGAGTCGGTCCCGGGGGCGACGATCAACCGCTGGTGTGCCTCCTCGGCGGAGGCGCTGATGCGGGCGGCCGACGCCATCGCGGCCGGCCAGCGCGACGTGCTGATCGCGGGCGGCGTCGAGTCGATGTCCCGCGTCGAGATGGGGGCGAACACCCACAACGTCCACCCGCGGCTCGCCGAACACTACAACATCGGCGAACTCCAGATGGGGATGACCGCCGAGAAGGTCGCCGAGGAGCAGGGCGTCGGCCGCGAGGAACAGGACGAGTACGCCCTGCGGAGCCACCAACGGGCCGCCGACGCCACCGACTCCGGTCGGTTCGACGACGAACTGGTCCCGATCGAGACCGACGAGGGCACGGTGGAGGAAGACGAGGGCATCCGCCGCGACACCGACCTGGAGACGCTGTCGGGCCTCCCGACCGTGTTCAAGTCCGACGGCACCGTCACGCCGGGCAACGCCTCGCAGGTCTCCGACGGCGCGGCGGGCCTGCTGGTCACCTCCCGCGAGTACGCCGAGGAGCGGGACCTCGACGTGCTGGCCGAGATCGGGGCCCACGAGGTCGCCGGCGTCGACCCGACCGTGATGGGCATCGGGCCGGTCCCCGCCGTCCGCCAGCTCACCGAGCGGGTCGGCCGCGACACCGACGCCTACGACCTGGTCGAACTCAACGAGGCCTTCGCCTCCCAGTGTCTCTACTGCCAGCGCGAACTCGGCTTCGACGACGACAGCTACAACGTCAACGGCGGCGCGATCGCCATCGGCCACCCGCTGGGGGCCTCCGGCGCTCGCCTCCCGGTGACGCTGGTCCACGAGATGGCGAGACGGGACGCGGAGCTGGGGCTGGCGACGGAGTGTGTCGGGTTCGGGCAGGGCGCGGCGATCGAGTTCCACCGGCCGTAG
- a CDS encoding TrmB family transcriptional regulator, which yields MGSTVDTLAQFGLSETEAAAYLAVLERGTATVAAVSDETDISTGYVYDIAENLADRGLVVVDDHHTPTQIRAVDPESAVESMTAVLTDLEADLSERYTETEPDYPAVEVVRSRQTLYDRLEHLVETADDEVFVMVPTPVAARVAEALTDARDRGVFVALLLGGDDGEAARAADGAAHVARSWDPPVESLVMVDNEAAVTSDSSLLHGEHREGHYGLVLEQSPKVAGAVASQWFNFWAAADEVATGEPPALPAEELPFRFGLFTAVEHGADRDLQVTADLFPGQDRERITAPLVEVKQGLVEPVTYDFPVQNTLVVEADGERVTVGGPGAFVEDYSARSLTISER from the coding sequence ATGGGCAGTACCGTCGACACGCTGGCGCAGTTCGGACTCTCGGAGACGGAAGCGGCGGCGTACCTCGCCGTCTTAGAGCGTGGGACGGCGACGGTCGCGGCGGTCAGCGACGAGACCGACATCTCGACGGGCTACGTCTACGACATCGCCGAGAACCTCGCCGACCGCGGCCTGGTGGTCGTCGACGACCACCACACGCCGACCCAGATCCGGGCGGTCGATCCGGAGTCGGCCGTCGAGTCGATGACGGCGGTGCTGACCGATCTGGAGGCGGACCTCTCGGAGCGGTACACGGAGACCGAACCCGACTACCCGGCGGTCGAGGTCGTCCGCTCCCGGCAGACCCTCTACGACCGCCTCGAACACCTCGTCGAGACGGCCGACGACGAGGTGTTCGTGATGGTCCCGACACCGGTCGCCGCCCGCGTCGCGGAGGCGCTGACCGACGCCCGCGACCGCGGCGTGTTCGTGGCGCTGTTGCTCGGGGGCGACGACGGCGAGGCCGCCCGGGCGGCGGACGGGGCCGCCCACGTGGCGCGGTCGTGGGACCCGCCGGTCGAGAGCCTGGTGATGGTCGACAACGAGGCGGCCGTCACCAGCGACTCCTCGCTGTTGCACGGCGAGCACCGCGAGGGCCACTACGGGCTGGTGCTCGAACAGAGCCCCAAGGTCGCCGGGGCGGTCGCCTCCCAGTGGTTCAACTTCTGGGCCGCGGCCGACGAGGTGGCCACCGGCGAGCCCCCCGCCCTCCCGGCCGAGGAGCTCCCGTTCCGGTTCGGCCTGTTCACCGCCGTCGAGCACGGTGCCGACCGCGACCTGCAGGTGACGGCCGACCTCTTCCCCGGCCAGGACCGCGAGCGCATCACCGCACCGCTCGTCGAGGTCAAGCAGGGCCTGGTCGAGCCGGTGACGTACGACTTCCCGGTCCAGAACACGCTCGTCGTCGAGGCCGACGGGGAGCGGGTCACCGTCGGCGGACCCGGTGCCTTCGTCGAGGACTACTCCGCGCGGTCGCTGACGATCAGCGAGCGGTGA
- a CDS encoding PaaI family thioesterase has product MSLRALFNDIPFVRELGVELTEVGDGHAVAELPLREEHSSNPHSMIAHGGVTYSLADTVGGAAVVSESGSVSPTVDMRMDYLAPATADLRAEAEVVRSGGHVAVVDVEVYDDDGHHVASARGTYKTGGEEGDSPWTAGVEDPPADLD; this is encoded by the coding sequence ATGAGCTTACGCGCCCTGTTCAACGACATCCCCTTCGTCAGGGAACTCGGCGTCGAACTGACCGAGGTCGGCGACGGCCACGCGGTCGCCGAACTCCCCCTGCGCGAAGAGCACTCCTCGAACCCGCACTCGATGATCGCCCACGGCGGGGTCACCTACTCGCTGGCCGACACGGTCGGCGGTGCGGCCGTCGTCTCCGAGTCCGGCAGCGTCTCGCCGACGGTCGACATGCGGATGGACTACCTCGCCCCCGCGACCGCCGACCTCCGGGCCGAGGCCGAGGTGGTCCGGTCGGGCGGCCACGTCGCCGTCGTCGACGTGGAGGTGTACGACGACGACGGCCACCACGTCGCCAGCGCTCGCGGCACGTACAAGACCGGTGGCGAAGAGGGCGACTCCCCGTGGACCGCCGGCGTCGAGGACCCGCCCGCGGACCTCGATTAG
- a CDS encoding cation:proton antiporter yields MAGSSGLLIPLVAGIIGLGVVAQVLAARIRVPSIIFYLLVGVVIGQPGLGIVTSETFGGALSAIVGLAVAIIVFEGAYHLRFERIREAPTATFRLVTLGAGIALVGTAVAVKFAFGVAWDISFLIGALLVATGPTVITPILNVVPVRDRVATALETEGIVNDVTAAIIAVVVFETVNPGATSEGLLQAFALRLGTGLLVGLLVAGLLYYLLQYIDLSPGDAPRNSRLLVLAGALVAYAAANTIATEAGVAAVATAGIALGNVDHPYEADITEFKGDITLLVLSFVFIALAAQLSPDALIDVGLAGIAVVAAVMFVIRPALVFLSARGDRFTREEKLFMSFVGPRGIIPASVATLFAVELNSVAEELRTEAGEASGQEAQELLAQADLLAGQAELLLGTVFLVIFVTALLEGGLARTIAEKLDVIPMRVIIVGGGQVGRALAERLEDRGENVVIIERDEQIVERARNAGYTVEIGDGTDTDVLRSAGAENAKTVVAATGDDDVNLLVSQLASSKFDIDRIIARANNPDNVEAFEDLGVRTISSAMATAWAIDNQIERPAIAHWMTDVGRTGDVQEVELKNESLAGKTVREVGPMLPEACLIALVSGENHEHAEVPTADYELQLGDTVTLLGKRESVREGMTLVGGD; encoded by the coding sequence GTGGCTGGTAGTTCCGGACTGCTGATCCCGCTGGTGGCCGGCATCATCGGGCTCGGCGTCGTCGCGCAGGTACTCGCCGCCCGGATCCGGGTCCCGAGCATCATCTTCTACCTGCTGGTCGGGGTCGTCATCGGCCAGCCGGGGCTGGGGATCGTCACCAGCGAGACGTTCGGCGGGGCGCTGTCGGCCATCGTCGGGCTCGCCGTCGCCATCATCGTCTTCGAGGGGGCGTACCACCTCCGCTTCGAGCGCATCCGTGAGGCACCGACGGCGACGTTCCGGCTGGTGACGCTGGGAGCCGGCATCGCCCTCGTCGGGACGGCCGTCGCCGTCAAGTTCGCCTTCGGCGTCGCCTGGGACATCTCGTTTCTCATCGGGGCGCTGCTGGTCGCGACCGGGCCGACGGTCATCACGCCCATCCTCAACGTCGTCCCCGTCCGGGACCGGGTGGCGACGGCGCTGGAGACGGAGGGCATCGTCAACGACGTGACCGCGGCCATCATCGCCGTCGTCGTCTTCGAGACGGTCAACCCCGGCGCGACGAGCGAGGGGCTGTTGCAGGCCTTCGCCCTGCGGCTGGGGACCGGACTGCTCGTCGGCCTGCTCGTCGCCGGCCTGCTGTACTACCTCCTGCAGTACATCGACCTCTCGCCGGGCGACGCCCCGCGGAACTCCCGGCTGCTGGTGCTGGCGGGCGCGCTGGTCGCGTACGCCGCCGCCAACACCATCGCGACGGAGGCCGGCGTCGCCGCCGTCGCCACCGCCGGGATCGCACTGGGCAACGTCGACCACCCCTACGAGGCCGACATCACCGAGTTCAAGGGCGACATCACGCTGCTGGTGCTGTCGTTCGTGTTCATCGCGCTGGCGGCCCAGCTCAGCCCCGACGCCCTGATCGACGTGGGACTGGCCGGCATCGCCGTCGTGGCGGCGGTGATGTTCGTCATCCGGCCCGCGCTCGTCTTCCTCTCGGCGCGGGGCGACCGCTTCACCCGGGAGGAGAAGCTGTTCATGAGCTTCGTCGGCCCGCGGGGGATCATCCCCGCGTCGGTCGCGACGCTGTTCGCCGTCGAACTCAACAGCGTCGCCGAGGAGCTGCGGACGGAGGCCGGCGAGGCGAGCGGCCAGGAGGCCCAGGAGCTGCTGGCGCAGGCGGACCTGCTGGCCGGGCAGGCGGAGCTACTGCTCGGGACCGTGTTCCTGGTGATCTTCGTCACCGCCCTCCTGGAGGGCGGCCTGGCCCGAACCATCGCGGAGAAACTGGACGTGATACCAATGCGAGTCATCATCGTCGGCGGCGGACAGGTGGGCCGAGCGCTCGCCGAGCGCCTCGAAGACCGGGGCGAGAACGTCGTCATCATCGAACGGGACGAACAGATCGTCGAACGAGCGCGCAACGCGGGCTACACCGTCGAGATCGGCGACGGGACCGACACCGACGTGTTGCGGTCGGCCGGGGCCGAGAACGCAAAGACCGTCGTGGCCGCCACCGGCGACGACGACGTGAACCTCCTCGTGTCGCAGCTGGCCAGCTCGAAGTTCGACATCGACCGGATCATCGCCCGGGCGAACAACCCCGACAACGTCGAGGCGTTCGAGGACCTCGGCGTCCGGACCATCTCCTCGGCGATGGCGACGGCGTGGGCGATCGACAACCAGATCGAGCGGCCGGCCATCGCCCACTGGATGACCGACGTGGGCCGGACCGGCGACGTCCAGGAGGTCGAGCTGAAAAACGAGTCGCTGGCGGGCAAGACGGTCCGGGAGGTCGGGCCGATGCTGCCCGAGGCCTGCCTCATCGCGCTGGTCAGCGGCGAGAACCACGAGCACGCCGAAGTGCCGACCGCCGACTACGAGCTCCAGCTGGGCGACACCGTCACGCTGCTGGGGAAACGCGAGTCCGTCCGCGAGGGGATGACGCTGGTCGGCGGGGACTAA
- a CDS encoding AMP-dependent synthetase/ligase, whose amino-acid sequence MVEAEPSEGGVGDRTLPELFEASAEEHATRPAQKYKGGTHDRSLAGVAFDAAPQGEYAALTYGEMRDVVRRLALGFRELGVQPGDRVGLFSDTRMEWAQSDFALLANGAVVSTVYKSSSPDQVRHLLSDPGATAVVCENDELLERVLAVEDEVPVEEIVVIDETDTDRADVHTLADVYELGDAAYDEGTYNVLLAERDPEELASLVYTSGTTGQPKGVRLTHRNFAANVEQCDDGYGPGADLPADAPRVDDTAQTVSYLPLAHVFERLTGHFFIFAVGGCVAYAESVDTLKEDFQLVEPTVATSVPRVYEKIYDAIREEAEESAVGERIFEWAVDVGRRYHREELPGVPLRAKYAVADRLVFSNVRQALGGNVEMLVSGGGTLSKGLAELYHGMGLPIYEGYGLTEAAPVVTNNPIPEPKVGTIGTPVEAMDIELDTHVLPEENLGGVMGDTGELLVKGPNVTDGYWNLDQATEDAFTDDGYFRTGDIVTRRPDGYFVFRERAKQLLVLSTGKNVAPQAVEEALEDRPIVDQALVLGDGEKYVGALVFPDGDELDAAARQKGLSVPADPAAWPDDENVRTLIDRAVEAANGSLESHETVKRFEVLPEGFTEENGLLTPTMKKIRPDIKSVHADRIDRIYDEAAFADEERVSGRAATDD is encoded by the coding sequence ATGGTCGAAGCTGAACCTTCCGAGGGCGGGGTCGGCGACAGGACGCTCCCGGAACTCTTCGAGGCGAGCGCCGAGGAGCACGCGACCCGGCCGGCACAGAAGTACAAGGGCGGGACCCACGACCGCTCGCTGGCCGGCGTCGCGTTCGACGCCGCACCGCAGGGCGAGTACGCGGCGCTGACCTACGGGGAGATGCGCGACGTCGTCCGCCGGCTGGCCCTGGGGTTCCGGGAGCTCGGCGTCCAGCCGGGCGACCGGGTCGGCCTGTTCTCGGACACGCGGATGGAGTGGGCCCAGTCGGACTTCGCGCTGCTGGCCAACGGCGCGGTCGTCTCGACCGTCTACAAGAGCTCCTCGCCGGACCAGGTCCGGCACCTCCTGTCGGACCCGGGCGCGACGGCCGTCGTCTGCGAGAACGACGAGCTGCTGGAGCGGGTGCTGGCCGTGGAGGACGAGGTCCCGGTCGAGGAGATCGTGGTGATCGACGAGACCGACACCGACCGCGCGGACGTCCACACGCTGGCGGACGTGTACGAGCTCGGCGACGCGGCCTACGACGAGGGGACCTACAACGTCCTGCTCGCCGAGCGCGATCCCGAGGAGCTCGCCAGTCTGGTCTACACCTCGGGGACGACCGGCCAGCCCAAGGGGGTCCGGCTCACTCACCGGAACTTCGCCGCCAACGTCGAGCAGTGTGACGACGGCTACGGGCCGGGCGCGGACCTGCCGGCGGACGCGCCGCGGGTCGACGACACCGCACAGACCGTGTCGTACCTCCCGCTCGCCCACGTCTTCGAGCGGCTCACCGGCCACTTCTTCATCTTCGCGGTCGGCGGCTGTGTCGCCTACGCCGAGAGCGTCGACACCCTGAAGGAGGACTTCCAGCTCGTCGAGCCGACCGTCGCCACCAGCGTCCCGCGGGTGTACGAGAAGATCTACGACGCCATCCGCGAGGAGGCCGAGGAGTCGGCCGTCGGCGAGCGCATCTTCGAGTGGGCCGTCGACGTGGGCCGGCGCTACCACCGCGAGGAGCTGCCCGGCGTCCCGCTGCGGGCGAAGTACGCCGTCGCGGACAGGCTGGTGTTCTCGAACGTCAGGCAGGCGCTGGGGGGCAACGTCGAGATGCTCGTCAGCGGCGGCGGCACGCTCTCGAAGGGGCTGGCGGAGCTGTACCACGGGATGGGGCTGCCAATCTACGAGGGGTACGGCCTGACCGAGGCCGCGCCCGTCGTGACGAACAACCCCATCCCGGAGCCGAAGGTCGGTACCATCGGGACCCCCGTCGAGGCGATGGACATCGAACTCGACACGCACGTCCTGCCCGAGGAGAACCTCGGGGGCGTGATGGGCGACACCGGCGAGTTACTCGTGAAGGGGCCGAACGTCACCGACGGCTACTGGAACCTCGACCAGGCGACCGAGGACGCCTTCACCGACGACGGCTACTTCCGGACCGGCGACATCGTCACCCGGCGACCGGACGGCTACTTCGTGTTCCGCGAGCGGGCCAAGCAGCTGCTCGTCCTCTCGACTGGCAAGAACGTCGCGCCACAGGCCGTCGAGGAGGCCCTGGAGGACCGGCCCATCGTCGACCAGGCGCTGGTGCTTGGCGACGGGGAGAAGTACGTCGGGGCGCTCGTGTTCCCCGACGGGGACGAACTCGACGCGGCCGCCCGACAGAAGGGGCTGTCCGTCCCCGCCGACCCCGCGGCGTGGCCCGACGACGAGAACGTCCGGACGCTGATCGACCGGGCCGTCGAGGCGGCCAACGGGTCCCTGGAGTCCCACGAGACGGTCAAGCGCTTCGAGGTGCTCCCGGAGGGGTTCACCGAGGAGAACGGCCTGCTGACGCCGACGATGAAGAAGATCCGGCCGGACATCAAGTCGGTCCACGCCGACCGCATCGACCGCATCTACGACGAGGCGGCGTTCGCCGACGAGGAGCGGGTGAGTGGGCGGGCGGCGACCGACGACTAG
- a CDS encoding MBL fold metallo-hydrolase, producing MAIGDVYDAEHCPDVHYVDTGMYDVPEYGSVYIVDAERPALVDTGIGTNYERILDAMAEVGVAPEDLEVIALTHVHLDHAGGAGLLLEECPSATAYVHEIGVPHLADPSRLWAGTKQAVGDQIEYYVEPEPVPEDRIVELSDGDEIDLGDHTLAAIHAPGHAPHQVVFHDPAIDGVFTADAAGIYAPSTDEVHVTTPPVNFDLDGALADVERLRDLDPATLLYGHFGPAPTADRLDEYAAKLEAWVADVETKRAELGDDDAVVDHFVETVETPEIWGDRKARAEVAMNVRGVLVSLDR from the coding sequence ATGGCAATCGGTGACGTTTACGACGCCGAGCACTGCCCGGACGTCCACTACGTCGACACCGGGATGTACGACGTGCCCGAGTACGGCTCGGTGTACATCGTCGACGCCGAGCGGCCGGCGCTGGTCGACACCGGCATCGGGACCAACTACGAGCGGATCCTCGACGCGATGGCCGAGGTCGGGGTCGCCCCCGAGGACCTCGAAGTGATCGCGCTCACGCACGTCCACCTCGACCACGCCGGCGGCGCGGGCCTCCTCCTCGAAGAGTGTCCGTCGGCGACCGCGTACGTCCACGAGATCGGCGTGCCCCACCTCGCCGACCCCTCGCGGCTCTGGGCGGGCACCAAGCAGGCCGTCGGCGACCAGATCGAGTACTACGTCGAACCCGAGCCGGTCCCCGAGGACCGAATCGTCGAGCTGAGCGACGGCGACGAGATCGACCTGGGCGACCACACGCTGGCGGCGATCCACGCGCCGGGCCACGCCCCCCACCAGGTCGTCTTCCACGACCCCGCGATCGACGGCGTGTTCACGGCCGACGCCGCCGGCATCTACGCGCCCTCGACCGACGAGGTCCACGTCACCACCCCGCCGGTGAACTTCGATCTCGACGGGGCGCTCGCCGACGTCGAGCGGCTGCGGGACCTCGATCCGGCGACGCTGCTGTACGGCCACTTCGGGCCGGCCCCGACCGCCGACCGCCTGGACGAGTACGCGGCGAAGCTGGAAGCCTGGGTCGCCGACGTCGAGACCAAGCGCGCGGAGCTGGGCGACGACGACGCGGTCGTCGACCACTTCGTCGAGACCGTCGAGACGCCCGAGATCTGGGGGGACCGCAAGGCCCGCGCGGAGGTCGCGATGAACGTCCGGGGCGTGTTGGTGTCGCTGGACCGATAG
- the serS gene encoding serine--tRNA ligase: MLSRQFVRENPETVRDAIERKGVTGVDLDEILDIDEEWRELKAEGDGLRQQRNEVSSEIGALKQEGKEEEAQAAIERSQELKAELQAVEERADELETELEERLLELPNVPHESVPTGDDESDNVERYRRGFEDLRDLPDEVVPHYDLGEELDILDFERGAKVTGGGFQFVKGEGARLEHALVQFMLDVHREQGYDDVLPPIPVNSASMRGTGQLPKFDEDAYRVGARQDDDYDDDDLWLLPTAEVPVTNMYRDEILLDGDLPVKHQAFSPNFRREAGEHGTETRGYVRVHQFHKVELVNFVRPEDSYDRLEGLLSEAEEVLDRLGLPYRVLDMCTGDMGFTQAKKYDIEVWAPGDDMADGPEVGGRWLEVSSVSNFEDFQARRAGLRYRPERHESAEYLHTLNGSGLAVPRVLVAILEYYQNEDGTVTVPEALRPYMGGREAIEGSEKLGESALGAGEKD; encoded by the coding sequence ATGTTATCGAGACAGTTCGTCCGGGAGAACCCCGAGACGGTCCGGGACGCCATCGAGCGCAAGGGCGTCACGGGCGTCGATCTCGACGAGATCCTCGACATCGACGAGGAGTGGCGCGAGCTGAAGGCGGAGGGCGACGGGCTCCGCCAGCAGCGCAACGAGGTCTCCAGCGAGATCGGCGCTCTCAAACAGGAGGGCAAGGAGGAGGAGGCCCAGGCGGCGATCGAACGCTCCCAGGAGCTCAAGGCGGAACTCCAGGCCGTCGAGGAGCGGGCCGACGAGCTGGAGACCGAACTCGAAGAGCGGCTGCTGGAACTGCCGAACGTCCCCCACGAGTCGGTCCCGACCGGCGACGACGAGAGCGACAACGTCGAGCGCTACCGGCGCGGCTTCGAGGACCTGCGGGACCTGCCCGACGAGGTGGTCCCCCACTACGACCTGGGCGAGGAACTTGACATCCTGGACTTCGAGCGGGGCGCGAAGGTCACGGGCGGCGGCTTCCAGTTCGTGAAAGGCGAGGGTGCCCGCCTCGAGCACGCGCTGGTGCAGTTCATGCTGGACGTCCACCGCGAGCAAGGGTACGACGACGTGCTCCCGCCGATCCCGGTCAACTCCGCGTCGATGCGGGGCACCGGCCAGCTCCCGAAGTTCGACGAGGACGCCTACCGCGTCGGGGCGCGCCAGGACGACGACTACGACGACGACGACCTCTGGCTGCTGCCGACGGCGGAGGTCCCCGTGACGAACATGTACCGCGACGAGATCCTGCTGGACGGCGACCTCCCGGTCAAACACCAGGCGTTCTCGCCGAACTTCCGGCGGGAGGCCGGCGAACACGGGACCGAGACCCGTGGCTACGTCCGCGTCCACCAGTTCCACAAGGTCGAACTCGTCAACTTCGTCCGGCCCGAGGACAGCTACGACCGCCTCGAGGGGCTGCTCTCGGAGGCCGAGGAAGTGCTGGACCGGCTCGGGCTCCCCTACCGCGTGCTGGACATGTGCACCGGCGACATGGGGTTCACCCAGGCGAAGAAGTACGACATCGAGGTGTGGGCACCCGGCGACGACATGGCGGACGGCCCCGAGGTCGGCGGCCGCTGGCTCGAGGTCTCCTCCGTGTCGAACTTCGAGGACTTCCAGGCCCGGCGGGCCGGCCTGCGCTACCGGCCCGAGCGCCACGAGTCCGCGGAGTACCTCCACACGCTCAACGGCTCCGGGCTGGCGGTCCCGCGGGTGCTGGTCGCCATCCTGGAGTACTACCAGAACGAGGACGGCACGGTGACCGTGCCCGAGGCGCTCCGGCCGTACATGGGCGGACGGGAGGCCATCGAGGGGTCGGAGAAGCTGGGCGAGAGCGCGCTCGGCGCGGGCGAGAAGGACTAG
- a CDS encoding NUDIX hydrolase, producing the protein MANRPREPPTHDATTDGEYRLRPGAKALVTTGSTVLLVKERHADGTPFWTLPGGGVHDGETLGEGLRRELDEELHCRARVGRPVTEFWYAHESLDATVSAYTVFDCDLLSPVTPDATEGILDARWVRPSAVPPTTLPQVRHVCRHETAVPAAASAGD; encoded by the coding sequence ATGGCGAACCGCCCTCGAGAGCCCCCCACCCACGACGCGACGACCGACGGCGAGTACCGACTCCGGCCCGGCGCGAAGGCACTCGTGACCACCGGGTCGACGGTGCTGCTGGTCAAGGAGCGCCACGCCGACGGGACGCCGTTCTGGACACTCCCCGGGGGTGGCGTCCACGACGGCGAGACGCTGGGCGAGGGACTGCGACGGGAGCTCGACGAGGAACTCCACTGCCGGGCCCGGGTCGGGCGGCCGGTGACGGAGTTCTGGTACGCCCACGAGAGCCTCGACGCCACGGTGTCGGCCTACACCGTCTTCGACTGCGACCTGCTGTCGCCGGTGACCCCCGACGCGACGGAGGGGATCCTCGACGCCCGGTGGGTCCGGCCGTCGGCGGTCCCCCCGACGACGCTCCCGCAGGTCCGCCACGTCTGCCGGCACGAGACGGCGGTCCCGGCGGCGGCGTCCGCCGGCGACTAG
- a CDS encoding nuclear transport factor 2 family protein: protein MSDGDRAATARAYYRALDGGDYDRLRGLLAESFVHDRPDRTIEGRERFVRFMREGRPRTDTTHPIDGVFRRDDAVAVRGRLLDADGDPIVRFVDVFTFADGRVDRIETYTR from the coding sequence ATGAGTGACGGCGACCGAGCCGCCACCGCGCGGGCCTACTACCGCGCGCTGGACGGCGGCGACTACGACCGGCTGCGAGGATTGCTCGCCGAGTCGTTCGTCCACGACCGGCCCGACCGGACCATCGAGGGCCGCGAGCGGTTCGTCCGGTTCATGCGCGAGGGGCGGCCCCGGACCGACACCACGCACCCGATCGACGGCGTCTTCCGGCGGGACGACGCCGTTGCGGTCCGGGGTCGCCTGCTCGACGCCGACGGCGACCCCATCGTCCGGTTCGTCGACGTGTTCACCTTCGCCGACGGCCGCGTCGACCGGATCGAGACCTACACCCGGTAG